The nucleotide sequence TTGATTTACTTGTCTGCTTGTTACCCTTTCTTTGATGGTGGTCCCGATTTACGTTTGGTCCCGTGTTACAGTGTCTTGCGGGTGAAAGGATTGCGCTCGCCAGCGTTGCCTGCTGCATGCGCGTCGATTGGCTCTCGCGTTGCCCGTAGAATGCGCGTCGATTGGCTGAGGGCTGAAATCCCGCTGCTTTACTCGTCCGTGCCATGCCCTGTCTTTGATGGTGGTCCCGGCTTGCATTTAGGCCCGCCTTGCAGCGTCTTGTGTGCGTGAGCGGTTGGGTTCCCCATCTCTGCTCGTTGGGTAAAGTGACGCAGGCCTGTGCCCGTTGGGTAAAAGAGAGTAACATGGGCACATGGCAGGTGAAAGGTGCACAAATACTTTCTACTCGGCCTTATTTGTTCTGTCGCTGCGACTGGGCTGTGTGTTCTGGTCCCGCTTGTAAGTTCAACCGGTAGAAGCGGGTCGGTTCATTTGAAATTTACAGCGCCTCGGTGCCTGGGTTTGTCAGGGATGCACTGTGATCACGTTCGCTGAACCGTCGTGGTGGGCGGGTGCTCAACCCCACCTTCAGAGTTCGGCTTGCCTCTCCCCCTTTCTCGTTGCTCACTTGGATCATCTCTTGGCCTGACTCCGCCTTCCCATCCCCACGGTGGAGCGCGAGAAAGGAGGGCGAGGACGAGATGACGACCGGGTCGTCCGTCAGCCTCGCTGCAGGGGAGCAGTCGGCCCGCGGTCGCGCGGTGCTGTCCGGCCTGCCGGACACGGCCGGCATCGTCCTCGTCGGCGATGGGCCCCGTCGATGTCGGCCCCCTCGGCGCTATGAGGTCCGTCCGCTCGCCTACCTGGTGCGATTGTTTGGTTCATCTCAATCGACATTGATCTGATTTGATTTTGATTCGTGCTGGCAGGGGTGTGCGGTGCGTTTTATGGTGCGATGGATGGCGCTGGGGCAAGGGCGGCCACGGCTCGCACAAGATTCAGCTCCTGCTCGTGGAGTTAAAGGCCGGTGTTGGGGTCCTCAGCGGCGAGGAGGACGACACGTCGTGTGTACGCAGTGTTCCTCCCGCTCGTGGAGTGAGCGTTTTGGACCAGCCTCGAGGGTGGCCGTCCGGACGGCAACGAGCTTCGGCTCTGCATCCAGAGCTGCAACTCCGGCAGGCACGCCACTTCTTCGCCCCTCTCAGTCGCCGGTGCTTTTATTCTGTGTATGGCGATGGGGTTGCTTCATCTGCTCCGTTCATGTCGTTGAGGTTTGTTCTTCCATCCTCTTCCTTCCTTTGCCTCCTCAAATTCTTCTTTGGTCTTACTCCTTATAGTAGATTTCTGTCCTCCGTAGGTTTTGTGATGTTTGCCTGTTTCTCGCTCTCGAGTAGGTCCCTGCGTCAATCTTGCCTTCGGCATTGAGGTGAGAAAATTAGCCCCACCTTTTCTTGCTGCTCTACTGTTCGGTGAAATGCTTGTGCCCTGATGGATTCCGTTTTTTCCCCTTGGTGTTCCTTCGCGTCCTGCTTCTTGCCTGCTTTGCAAGTCTTTGTTTCACCTGTTGGCTCGGTTCAGTTGATTGTCCGTGCATGGGTATGTTCTGTATACGATGCAAATTCGGAACAATGGATTTGGTTTTCTGAACCACAAAACTTGTCTAGCTTGAATTAGCAGATTACACCATGAAAATACATACTGTCCTTTAAAAAATACTGTGTATTAGTACCTCTTTAGACCCTGCTGCTTGCGATCTGAACCAGGATATACTTTTCTACAATTTAGATGTTATATCAGTTTGCAGATGAGTTCGTGGCTAATACTAGCATTGTGAATTTTTCATGTTTGTCTTCCTTCCTTTCAACCTGATGCATGTCAGCATGTGCATAATGCTCGTTTGTGACTATTCTTTGCTTTCTTATCACATCTACGCCATGGTTATGAGGGATAATTTTAATTCTATTGCTAGATACTGTGTTTGAGTTTTATCCATCACCGGAAAATGGTATCAAAAGGTCTATGGTTAATTGTTCAGACACTGGAGCAGAAAAGGCTATAATTTGGTCTCACTTTGATTCTGTTACGACTAGATATCAAGTTTATAGCATGTGAACTCTAAAGAGTAGCAACTAAATCTTGTGCTCAATCACTGCCTACCCTCCTGAGAACCAGAGCAAAAAATGTATAGTCTACACAAATTTTAGTTAAGATTGTATCCAGATCATATGGTACAGATATTGCCTCGCTGATACTGACGCTTTGCTGAACCTGGACTTGTAAATTGCCCTGTATCACCCTCACACAGGTGGATCCTCGGTATACAAATTAGTACTTAAGCATTGGCTTTTCTGAATAAGAATAACGGCGTACATACCTGAAGAATTAAAACTTGCAATAATATATACTTCTACTTTGTACACCTGTCTGAGAATGCCATAAGCCTTGTTTTTACACCTCTTGAAATTTCTCAATCTATTTATGATTCTGCACAATTTTTAGTCTATAATTAATTTTCCTGTCAACCAGCATCCCAAGCAAGCAATATCAAGGTTGGTTAGCACACGTCTTACACTTCCTATATATGATATGGTCCATATATGCACATTGCACGTAAAAACTTGAGTTTCATGCATAGATTTTTTAAAAATAGCTTATTTTCTATTCGGGCACTCTTCGTAAAAAGTACTGCATATTGAAACTTATGCATTATACCTTGCAGGTATTGCAAGGCGCATCATTGGACTGATGTACCAGAAAGGGTAGTGCCACTAGAGATAATTATTCCAGATCACCTTCTACTTCTTGATGGAAGTCATTATCAGAATGTATGCATCATCGTGGTATTTACTCATGTACTATACTGTATGAAATTAAACTGAGCTAACTGAATTATCTTTGAAAAAAATATTAGACTATGTGTATATTACCAAGTGTGTTCTTATTTTCCGCTTTTCAGGTAGTTGTTATAGGCGAGAGCAAAGTATTAATATTGCTGGTTTGTAATATAGAATAATCCTTATGGTCAGATTTGGCTAAATTTTTATGAATGTTGGCGCCTGAGAGTGCCCAAATTTGTGTTGGATTTGATTAGTATGTTGTATGCTTACTATGTTCCAGGAGGATCGTTCTTTGAATACATTGACAAACATGTTCTGCTTTTAATGTTATTTCTGTACATAAAACGTACCAAATTAAGAACTAATGTACCCTTCTTACTTGGAAACAGCTTCTAGGACTAACCGATGCTAAATTAAGAACTAGGATTTGGCAGCAGGCATGGTCCGTCCGGCATGCTATAGCCTTTTAGGTTGTTATTGTTTACAATTAGGTTATGCTAAACCAGCAAATAGAGCTTCACCATTTAAAATTTTGATCCACCAATGGTGCTCCAGTGATTTCTACTTATTTTTTGTTGTGTCTTGGTAGTTTGATAAAATAGGGCATGATTTTCATATAGTTTTGTTACATGATATTACATTGGTTTTCTGACAGATTAATCCATCACAAGCAAAATAGGAGACAAGGCATCATGAAGCAACTATAGCAGGCTATGACAATTGGTTGTAATAAATAAATGGAGAATACCCACTGACAGAAGTTTTTGCGCTAAATATGTAAGCCATCCTAAACCCAATAAAAAAcaaaagagaacaataccgaacCTGAGTAGTATTTCAATTTTATCTCATATTATTTCATATATATATCTGTCATCAGATAAGTATATTGCAAATAGAAGGGTTAAAAACAAATGTAGAATTTCTGCCAAATGAAGCTATGCAATATATGGAACTAACTTGCAATAGGATCCCATGGGATTACAACTATGCGAAGAACAGTCTGCTAAGAAAGAAATTCAGTCCAGTCAAAACGAAAATCAGTCTCTTTGGCGTCAGATTGAACATATAAATGATGAAGGGGGTGCCAGGCAGGCTCGTTGCATCCACGTCCTCGCTATTCCTCGCTATGAATAGTGCAAAGCAGCTGGCGAGCGAGCGAAAAAAAACAAGCGAGAGATAGATCCCTGCAGCCACCGCATGCTTCCTCCATCTCTCCCCTCCCGCACCATCCACTTCCTCCCTCtgcgccgcctcctctcctcccgatttgcctcctcctctcctcctctcgcgcCTTCTCTCATCTCCACCTCCTCTCCAGCTGTCGCCGCTGCGCCAGGGCCTCGCCTTGCCCTGCAGTTCCTCGTGCGCCTTCTCTCATCTCCGCCTCCTctcctgctgccgccgccgcgccaggGCCTCGCCTCGCCCTCACCGCCCACTGGTGACCTCCCAGCCCTTGTTCTCCGCCTAATCCTTTTGCTTCTTTGTACAGGTAGGAACATGATACTACACTTGATCTTTTCGCAAAATAAAAACTGCTTGCAACAGAGATGATGCGTCTAATTTTAGTTAGCTAATGCTGATGCTATATGGGATTTTTTTTTGTATTGAAGGAACTGTGTACATAATGAACCATATATTACTAATCCAGTGATTTCTGCTCATTACTAATCTAATGTGTTGTTTACTTGTTATAGACACTGCTGCATTTGTTGTCCATTTTGCCATCGTGAGCTTCAGGTAACTACATGTGCAAATATGCCAATGGATTACATCCTCAGGATTAACAAGTTCATGTGTGCTGCTGCTCTTACTATCTATGTGGTAGGCTGGTCTGAACGCGCTATTGATGGCTTTTTCCTCTGGAGTACCAAGAAAAATAGCAGGTAACAGAATTTCACTTTTTGTGACTTCTTAAATGTTTGTTTCTTGAATGAGTCCACTCATTTTGTATTTCGCTATGCTATTGAAAGTTCTGTGATGCTTACTGTCTAGCTGATTTTTTTTGTAAATCAATAGTTAAGAAGATGTTGATTATATTTAGTTTGTATGACAGTAAAGGATGTATGTTAAGTGGTAAAAAAGAAGTAACATACTAATTAGATTATTTTATATTTGTATTTGCTTTGCCTTTTATCTTCCTACAATAGTCAGTTGTTTTTGGCACTCTGTGCAAGTGGTACATCATCGAAAGACATTGGATCGCTGTTTTTTTTATTTTAATGATTTTTGTTTCAGCTACCCAATTTTTGTCTTGATGGTTGTCTAAGATGAGTTTCACTTCTTTGTTCAGATCATCCCTGTAGTAGAAGCCATGCAAGCGCCATGTAAAATGGTTTTGAATCGGAACCGAAGCCATCTGTTGGAAGTAACATCTGTAGGGACTGAACCTGTATGCCACTCCCAGTAATATAGAGTGAAGGCAATAACAACATTGTTTGCTGTTGGTTTATAATCGGTGAGTTCCTACTCCTTGGATTCACCTGTTTATTGCCTGCACACCTTGGCTAGGATATGTTGTTTCTTAATATTACCCGCAAGTCTGAATCTTTTAATTATTTGTACAATATTTTTAATTATAGGAGTATTGGCCATTGTTTATTCTTGGTATGCACATCAAATTTTCAGATATTCTTAATTGTGGATGTACCTTTAGGCTTTCGTGAAATAGATATGTATCATATATTGATGCGTGTCCTAAGCAGCAGATCATTACTATAGTTTATGTAGTGTCAAAACCTTACATTATGTGCCTTCTTTTAAGTTTTCACATAAAGCTAGGGTGTTCCTCTGTTTAGAGAGTTTGGATAGAAGGCAATACTAAACTGCTTCCGTTTATTGTCTCGATATGATCTTTTAACATTGTTTCTCAACTGTGTTCAATCTGGCTTATCAATAAAATATACTCACTGTCATGCGTTCTGCCTTGATCCATTCCCTACGCTTATTTGGTTGGGTTAGTGCAGGTAACTGGCCAAGCTACTTGGCTCACTTTCGTTGCCTTTTGCGGGTCCTTTTGTGGGATGTTGTTGTCATTCTGGGCCTTAATGCTCGGAGGAGGGTCAGGGGCATTTCCTTCATGGGAAGAGGGGCATCTGTGAGGGTATTGGCCAGAAGTAGGCAAGGTAAAAAAACTAGGTTCTATCTCTGCTACATCTGATTAGGCAACTAAATTTGGTCCCCTTACTCGTTTCTTTTTCACTTACTGTATGTGAAGCGATACAATTTTAT is from Triticum aestivum cultivar Chinese Spring chromosome 1B, IWGSC CS RefSeq v2.1, whole genome shotgun sequence and encodes:
- the LOC123110381 gene encoding uncharacterized protein isoform X1, yielding MGPVDVGPLGAMRGVRCVLWCDGWRWGKGGHGSHKIQLLLVELKAGVGVLSGEEDDTSCVRSVPPARGVSVLDQPRGWPSGRQRASALHPELQLRQARHFFAPLSRRCFYSVYGDGVASSAPFMSLRYCKAHHWTDVPERVVPLEIIIPDHLLLLDGSHYQNVCIIVINPSQAK
- the LOC123110381 gene encoding uncharacterized protein isoform X4, whose translation is MGPVDVGPLGAMRGVRCVLWCDGWRWGKGGHGSHKIQLLLVELKAGVGVLSGEEDDTSCVRSVPPARGVSVLDQPRGWPSGRQRASALHPELQLRQARHFFAPLSRRCFYSVYGDGVASSAPFMSLRFCDVCLFLALE
- the LOC123110381 gene encoding uncharacterized protein isoform X3, whose translation is MGPVDVGPLGAMRGVRCVLWCDGWRWGKGGHGSHKIQLLLVELKAGVGVLSGEEDDTSCVRSVPPARGVSVLDQPRGWPSGRQRASALHPELQLRQARHFFAPLSRRCFYSVYGDGVASSAPFMSLRFLSSVGFVMFACFSLSSRSLRQSCLRH
- the LOC123110381 gene encoding uncharacterized protein isoform X2, which produces MGPVDVGPLGAMRGVRCVLWCDGWRWGKGGHGSHKIQLLLVELKAGVGVLSGEEDDTSCVRSVPPARGVSVLDQPRGWPSGRQRASALHPELQLRQARHFFAPLSRRCFYSVYGDGVASSAPFMSLRYCKAHHWTDVPERVVPLEIIIPDHLLLLDGSHYQNINPSQAK